CCATAAAAGTTTCAGGTTCCTGAATGTCTTTATAAACGTCTAAAACCAATCCTTCATCTTTCATGTTGGTAATTCTTCCATCTTTTAAAACGGAAATACCACAAGCTTCCTGACCTCTGTGCTGTAATGCAAAAAGTCCGAATTGTGAAAGAGAAAACGTATCCAGATCTTCATCTGAATAAAGTCCGAAGATTCCACATTCTTCATTAGGAGCATCTAATCTTTCCTCTTCCTGAGTTCTGAAGAGATTTCTCCCATAGACCTGGTTTTCAAACTGTTTTAAATATTCACTTTTATGAATGTCTAAACTTTTCATTTCTATTTTTTCTAATTATAGATCTTAGAAGTCAGATTTCAGATCTCAGACCAAAAGCTAACTTCAAATTTTAATTTTGTTTTAACTAACAAAGTATTTTCAGTACCAACATCTGAAATCTGGTATCTGAAATCTTATTTCTTTAAAAGATTTTTAAGACGGTTGTAGATCTCAACATATGCCTCTGTTACTTCTCCTAAATCTCTTCTGAATCTGTCTTTGTCCAGTTTCTTCATGGTATCTTTATCCCAAAGTCTGCAAGTATCAGGAGAAATTTCGTCAGCCAAGATGATTTCACCGTCAGAAGTTTTCCCTAATTCGATTTTGAAATCTACCAGGATGATATTGATTTTGTCAAACAGGTCGATAAGGATTTCATTAATGTCTGACGTTAATTCATACATTTCGTCAAGTTCCTCGTAAGTAGCAGCCCCTAAAAATACGGCGTGGTGATCGTTAATAAGCGGATCTCCCAATTCGTCTTTTTTATAGCAGATATCGAAGATGGTTACCGGCGATTTAATTCCTTCCTCTACTCCTAATCTTTGTGCCATACTTCCTGCAGAGTAGTTTCTTACCACCATTTCCAAAGGAATGATAGATACTTTTCTTACCAACTGCTCTCTTTCGTCTAATTGTTTAATGAAATGAGTTTTGATTCCTTTTTCATTTAAATATTCAAAAATAAGGGTTGTGATAGCGTTATTCATCTCTCCTTTAAGGTCAACCTGGCCTTTCTTTTGAGCATTAAATGCTGTAGCATCGTCTTTGAAACGTACTACTACTTCATCAGGATTATCGGTAGCAAATACCTGTTTTGCTTTCCCCTCGTACAACATTTCTTTCTTTTGACTCATAATTTTACTTTCTAAATTGTAGTTAGATTTATTGATTTACTTTATTATTATTCCTGTTAAGACAGCCAGTCCAAAACTTAACAATGTACCAATTAATACATATTCCGTAAGTTTTCTCTGTTTTGCCTGTGCAAGGTCGCTGAATCTGAAAACAGATTTGGCAGCCACCATGAAACCTACGCCTTCCCAGTGATTCACCATAATAAAGGTAAATACCAGCAGACGTTCTAAAATTCCGATATATTTTCCGGCACTTGATAAAGATTCGGTTTGGATCGTGTTGGGGCCATCCGGAGCAGGTGTCCAGGATGATAGCAGGATTTTGATAAAAATAGACGCTGGTGTTGTCAGAAACAAAGCTGCCATGAGTATCTTTAAAAATTCCTGATTTTGTAAAAAGGTGAAATTATATTCAACGAAATAGAATGACACTCCCGCAATCACTAAGACATGAAGCATCTGATCGATGAAAAACCATCTTTTTTTTGTTTTTATAGTTTGGAAACTAAGTTTAGCAGCATCAATGATGAAGTGAGTAACTCCCACTAAAACTGCCACCCACCAAAGCTGCAGATCCCAAAGAAGAATGAGGCTTAAAACAATGTGAATCAGAACATGAAAGTATAAATACTTACTTTTTAGTTTATAGTTCTCCTTATCAGCAACCCATGCATTTGGCTGAAGTATAAAATCTCCGAGTAGATGTGCCAATATGAGTTTGATAAAGATCATGCCTATAGTTCTGATATTTTCTTTCTGAAATACTGATTGGTTTCCACGATGAGCTCATAGTTGGCTCGTTTCAGTCTCTGGCTGATAGAGGACTGTGAAATAGCAAATCTTTTAGCAAGATCTTCCTGGGTAATATCCTGATTCATAATCATTTCATGAATGATTTCAGAGGTGGCCATAGTCCAGTTGTCAAAATCCTTGGATGACCATTTCAATAAAATATTGAGATCCCTGTCTACAGAATCGTTTGATGTTTTTATAGCCACCGTATGCCCATCATTCTTCAAGTCATTCAGAAGTCGTCCGGAATTCACATAAGCAGTACCGTTGGATTCGGTGATCTTTTCAGAAGAAAAGCTTTCTTCTCCAATCCCTATGGCCATTCTTACATCCAGATTTTCCTGACTCTTAATAAGTGATTTTATGGCTAGAAAATGCCAGAAAACAGAGTCAATACTGCATTTGAACTGAAACTCATCCCCTCTGTAGATCTCCCATGTGCCAGGAGCGCTTCCCCAGGTTTCGAGAAGATTTTTAAGCTTGGTAATCCAAACTTCAGTGTCTGCATGTTGTGAATTTATAATATCACCGGTAATGACCGCTATCATACTGCAAATATAAGCATAATTACTTATAAATAAAAAATATAAGCCGAAACACTTATAGATATTGATTATTAGTGAATCTGCTTATATCGATTATGTAGTAAACATAAGGTTTTTAAGGCTTTAGATAAAACTAAAAAATAATAAAAAGACAAAGTAAAATGAAATAAATTCATGTAGAATTGAATATTAACTCAAATTTTCTACTCCTTTTTTATTTAAGAAGCTGTTTCCTGCTATCCGTTCATACTCCTCGCCCCTGTCTTTTCCTGCTGCCTGCTGTGGGGTAACCGCTGCTATCAGGGCTAATTAACCTGGCAAGGTTAAGACTACAATCTCAAAAAAATAAAACCTAACAGGTTTCAAAAACCTATTAGGTTGGGTATGATTAAAATATTAGTTACTATTTCTTAATAAACTGCTGCACCTGATCATCCAGTCTTAGAATATAAATTCCTGTAGGAATCCCCTGTACAGAAATATTTTTCTTATTTCTGAACGGTTCTTTCTCTGTATAGATTACTTTCCCTGAAAGATCGATGATCTGAGCTGTTTTTATCTTTTCAGTTTCCCCATTTACAAAAAGGTTGTCATACACCGGATTCGGGTATATCTTTAATGTTTTGTCTACAGAAGTGATAAGCTCTGAAGTTGATAAAGTTCCCAGGTTCTGACAATAGTTGGCTGCGTAAGAATCCCATTCACTGATCGTAAATGTACTATTGGGTTGATTGACCGCATTTTTCCTGTACAATGAAACATTTCCATTGCTATTCGAGGTATATTTAATTCCAATCGCATCTATAGTAACAGTTTTGTTATAGGCAAGTTCTACATAATTTTCTCCTCTGAAGGTCATAGCATCGGAAGCTGTTACAAATTTAGCCTGATCATTGGAATAACAGGATAAAGCAGCTTTGGGATTCAGGATGACAAAAGTTTCATTATTTCCTATTTTACCTTCCAGTTCATAAGTATCTGCATGATAAAATGTACCTGTAGGGTTTTTAAGGTGTACATTGATCCTGTAATTGTTCAGGTTTACCTCATGTCCGGTTTTATTGACAATTTCCAACGCATTATTGCTGACTGTATTATTATTAGTTCCGGAGATATATTTTGTAATTATCAGATCTTTAGCATAAGAATCCGAGGGTATTGTACTAGCGGTCACCGTATTACTAAATGGAGACTCAAGATATCCTTTATCAAAAGCTTTTACCGTAAAGGTATAAGTGGTAGAGGGATCGAGGTGATCTATACTGATTGAACTTCCTTTGGTAGTTGCAACAGGTACTTCAGCACCATTCATATATATTTTATACCCTAATATATCAGTATCTGGAGAAGGGGTCCAACTCAAGTTAATAAAATAGGCATTTTGCTGAGGAGAATTCAGTGCTCCCGGAGCTGTAGGTGCAATAGCATCCGGAGTTTCAGACCAGATCATATCAATCCATTCTGGATGATCAATGAACGGGTTCCTGTTTTTCTGTATGGCATATACAGCATTATTTCTATCAATTTCTCTCTGCGAGACTGGGTCCATTGCACTCCATTGTTTTAGCATGGCAACATAAGGAAGATCAATTGCTCTCTCTTCGGTCCCATCTAGCGGACATTGGTCTGTAGTTGGATTTATGGTTGCGGAGGTACTGTATGCTGTATTAAACGAACCTAATTTACCTTCATATCTTACAGCGAAATACAGTAAAGTTCTCGCTACATCTCCTTTGAACTCATCAATAGGCTCATACACTCGTCCTGCATAAGGATAATTAGGGATTGCTGCTTTGGATATCTTCGAAGTGTTAGTGAAGGTATAATAATTGGTAGTACCTGCTATACCATAAGGATAGTTATTTCTTAACTGATTGATTCTTGCGTCTGCAGGAATAATAAAGTTCAAATCTGAATACATGGGATAATCACTGATCTTTGAACTTGTACTGAAAGTACTCTGCGGCATCATATGCTCTCTGTTATACCCCATTCCTTCCTGACCAGCTGTTCCGATCAATTGGTCTACCGTATATTCATAAGCATCGGGCCCTGAAGGTATTTCTGAGTAGATATCCAACAGGTAGGTAGTGTTGGTAGCAGTATGATCGTAATATTTATCAAGATCAGTCTGTCCATACAAAGCTGGGAGGTCTCCATAATGCCAGTTCACATTGTTCGCTGAAATAATATCATGAATCTTAGATTTCAGGGCATAACCGGTTAATCCGGCAGTACCATTATAATATCCGGCAGGAGCCTGCGCCGATATATAAGATGAAATCAAAATAATAGGAAGTAGAACTTTTTTCATGCCTTAAAATTGGGCAACTAAATTAGTAAAATAAAATACGTAAAACTTTGAATATTTTATTAAGAAAACATTAATTCTTGAAATATAAAAAATTGGAAATTAAAATATTGACATGATATATATTATGGATGTGATAATTTTTTTTAGCATTCCGTCAATTTGGTTATCTTTGGGAACTAACTATTATCAATATGAATACAGAGACAATTGACAACATCAAAATGATAGCGGAGACAGCTAGAGAATTTGCAGAGAAGAATATCCGACCGAATATTATGGAGTGGGATGAAAGCCAGACTTTTCCAAAAGACTTATTTCACCAGTTGGGAGAAATGGGCTTTATGGGAATTGTAGTTCCTGAGCAGTACGGAGGTTCCGGTTTAGGCTATCACGAATATGTTACTATCCTGGATGAAATTTCTCAGGTAGACCCGTCTATTGGTCTTTCTGTAGCAGCGCACAACTCTCTTTGTACAAATCATATTTATGAGTTTGGAAATGAAGAACAGAGAAATAAATGGCTTCCTCAGTTAGCTTCCGGAAAAGTAATCGGAGCTTGGGGATTAACGGAGCATAACACTGGTTCAGACTCAGGAGGAATGTCTACCACTGCAGTGAAAGATGGTGATGACTGGATCATCAGCGGAGCCAAAAACTTTATTACTCACGCTATTTCAGGTGATATCGCCGTAGTAATGACCAGAACAGGTGAAAAAGGGGCTAAAAATAACTCTACCGCTTTTGTTTTAGAAAAAGGAATGCCTGGATTTACTTCCGGTAAAAAAGAAAATAAATTAGGAATGCGTGCTTCTGAAACCGCAGAATTAATTTTTGATAACGTACGTGTGCCGGATTCTCATCGTTTAGGTGAAGTAGGTGAAGGTTTCAAACAGGCTATGAAAATTCTTGACGGAGGTAGAATTTCGATCGCTGCATTAAGTTTAGGAACAGCAAGAGGTGCTTACAAAGCGGCTTTAAAATATGCTAAAGAAAGACATCAGTTTGGAAAATCAATTTCTGAATTCCAGGCCATCAATTTTATGTTGGCTGATATGGCTACGGAAATTGATGCTGCAGAGCTTTTGATCCAAAGAGCAGCAACATTGAAAAATGCTAAACAGAAAATGACAAAAGAAGGAGCTATGGCAAAATTATATGCTTCTGAAGCTTGTGTAAGAATTGCTAATAATGGTGTTCAGATCTTTGGAGGGTACGGATATACAAAGGACTTCCCTGCTGAAAAATTCTACAGAGACTCTAAGCTTTGTACCATTGGTGAAGGAACTTCTGAAATCCAGAGATTGGTCATCGGAAGAGATATTACAAAATAATTTTAACCCTCATACAAATGATTAAACAGGCACTTTTAGGTGAGTTTCTGCACGAAGCTGAAAACACCAGAAAAATTTTGAAAGCAATCCCTGACAGCGCTTTAGACTGGAAACCATCTGAAAAAAACTGGACAACCGGTCAGCTGGCCTCTCATATTGCAGAAGTTTACAACTGGTACAACCCAACCTTTAATCAGGATGTCTTTGACATGGGTAAATATCAGTATGATAAAGGTGATATTTCCAAAGCTGAAAATATTGTAGCAAAATTTGAAGAAAATGTAGCTAAAGCACAAAAGGTTTTGGAAAACTCTGATGAAAGCACTTATTTTAATGATTGGAAAATGGAAGTGAACGGAAACGCAATTTTTCCCGCTTCTCCAAGAGTTCAGGTAGTAAGAGGTTTTCTTTATAATCATTTGTACCATCACAGAGGTGAGTTGGTTGTTTATTTAAGGTCAACCGGAAATAAAGTTCCTGGACTTTATGGTCCCACTGCTGATGATGTGAGATAACCGATAATTATTATAATTAATAAAAAATGACATGCATAATTGATGCATGTCATTTTTTCATTTTGAGACATTATTGTTTTACGTATATTCAATGTATTGCATAATATACTGAACGAATGTTCTAAAATTTTCTTAAAAATTTTTGTTTTTCGTAATATAATTTTTATTAATTTCGATATACCATAATAAAAACAAATATTTAATATGAAAAGACAATTAACCCTACTTGGGATGCTTCTCATTACAGGAGTTTCATTCGCACAGACTGACCGCCTTTGGTCTCAAGAAGTTTCAAAAACATCCTCAGGGATTTTTGAAAACAAATCCGGAATCCGAAGTCCTAAATTATTCAGCTTGAATATTAATGGATTGAAAAATGCTTTAGCAAAAGCTCCGAAGAGATTGGCTGTCGGCGAAAAATCAGAAGTCATCATTTCATTTCCGAATTCTGATGGAAGAATGGAAAACTTTAAAGTAAAAGAAAATTCCAACTTCACTCCCGAATTAGCAGCCAAATACCCAGACATTAAATCTTATGTAGGCCAGGGACTTGAAGATCCTAACTCAACAGTGTATTTCAGTGTTTCTTCATTAGGACTATCATCCATGGAAATCTATGGTGATAAATCAGCAGTCTTCATTGAGCCTTATGCTAAAGATCTTTCTACGTACGTTGTTTACAAAAAAACTGACAAAAATGATGATCTTAGTAAATTTGAATGTACGGTAATAGATGTTGCTAAAAAAGGAGTATCCAATGCAAGTGTTGCAGCAAGACCTAACGCTGACGACGCAAAATTAAGAACATTCAGATTAGCGTTATCTTGTACAGGAGAATACACTGCTTATTTTGGTGGAACAAAAGCTCAGGCTTTAGCTGCTATGAATAACACAATGACTCGTGTAAACGGTGTTTTTGAAAAAGATTTCGCAGCAAGAATGGTTCTTATTGCGAACAATGATGCTGTAATTTATACCAATGCTTCTACAGATCCTTATTCTGCAGCATCCGGAATGAGCAGCTGGAACTCCCAACTACAAAGTACCCTGACATCTGTTATTGGAGAAGCCAATTATGATATCGGCCACTTATTCGGAGCTACCGGTGGTGGTGGAAACGCAGGATGCATAGGATGTATCTGTACCAATGGTTCAAAAGGAAGCGGTTATACTTCCCCTGCAGATGCCATTCCATCGGGAGACAACTTTGATATCGATTATGTAGCTCATGAAATGGGGCATCAGTTCGGTGGAAATCATACTTTCTCAATGAGCAATGAAGGAACGGGTGCTAATATGGAGCCAGGATCAGGGTCAACAATCATGGGATATGCCGGAATTACCAGCCAGGATGTTCAGCCTCACTCTGACGCATTTTTCCACGCGATAAGCATTCAACAGATCACCAATAATATTAAAGCTAAAACCTGTTCAGTCAATACAAATACAGGAAACTCTATTCCAACAGCCAATGCAGGTTTAGATTATACCATTCCAAAAGGAACTCCATTTGTACTGACCGGAACCGGAACTGATGCAGATGGAGATTCGTTAACCTATATCTGGGAACAAATGGATAATGCATCCTCTTCTCAAACCGGAGCTAGCTCTGCAGCCAGTGCAACAAAAGCATCAGGACCTAATTTCAGATCATGGGCACCTACAACCGTTCCTACTAGATATTTCCCAAGAATGGCCTCTATTCTAACTGGAGCTACAACTACTGCAGGTACCGAAATTACCGTGGAAGCACTTTCTTCTGTAGCCAGAACATTAAATTTCAGGTTTACTGTTCGTGACAACAAGGCCGGAGGTTCTGGAAACAATTCAGATGATGCTGTAATTACAGTGAACAGTACTGCAGGACCTTTTGCTGTTACTTCTCAGAATTCAGCAATTACTTATACAGGGGGAAGCTCACAAACCGTAACATGGGATGTAGCAGGAACTACAGCAAATGGAGTAAACACTGCCAATGTGGATATTCTTTGGTCTACAGATAGCGGAAATACGTGGACTACCCTATTATCTGCAACGCCTAATGATGGTTCACAAGCTGTAACCATTCCTAATACATCTACTACTACAGGAAGACTTATGGTAAAAGGCTCCAATCACATTTTCTTTGATGTAAATAACGCAAATATTACTGTAAATGCAGGATCCGGAACACCTGATACGATTGCTCCTACGGCACCAACCCTTGCGGCTTCAGGAACTACTTCTACAAGTACAAATCTTTCCTGGTCAGGAGCTACGGACAATGTAGGAGTGACAGGATACGATGTGTATTTGGGAGCTTCGTTAATCGGTTCTACAGCTTCCACTACTTATACTGTGACAAGTTTAACTCCATCTACTACTTATAGCTTCTCCGTGAAAGCAAAAGATGCAGCAGGTAATGCATCATCTTCAAGTAATACAGTGAACGTTACAACACTTGCTGGTGGAGGAAATGTAACTTACTGTTCAGCTTCAGCATCCAATACCGCTGATGAAAGAATCGGTAAAGTACAATTCGGGACTATCAACAATACTTCAACGGGAACAGCAGGATATGAAGACTTTACCTCTATCTCTACCAATGTAACGAGAGGAACTGCCTATACGCTTTCTATCACTCCGTTTTGGGCTTCTACTAAGTACAATGAAGCTTATGCTGTTTATATTGATTATAACGGAAACGGAAGTTTTGCAGACAGTGGCGAACTTGTTTGGTCTAAAGCAGGTTCTACAACAAGTCCGGTTACAGGATCAGTAACTATCCCTTCAACAGCAACTCTTGGTTCTACAAGAATGAGAGTGATGATGAAATATAGTTCAATTCCTACTTCATCTTGTGAGGCTTATACTTACGGACAAGTTGAAGATTATACAGTTAATATTGTTTCTTCAGGAAGAGGAGAGCTTTCCAATACGAAAGATCTGATTACAGATATTAAATTATACCCTAACCCGGTAAAAGATATCATGTATATCTCCAATACAACTTCTGAAGATTACAAAATCTTTGACATGGGTGGAAAAGTAGTTGACTCAGGAAAACTTCAGAGAGGATCTGTGAATGTAAGCAATTTGATTAAAGGAGCTTATATGATCCAAATTGGAGAAATTTCTAAACGATTTGTTAAAAACTAATCACCACAAAAATTTTAAACGATGTGAAACTGCTCTACTATAGAGCAGTTTTTTTATTTACTTACATTCAATGAGTTGTATTTTTTATCCAATTATTATTTTAAATTATTCTAAAGAAAAATAATATTTTAATAATATTTTCAGTAGTTTTGAATGATATAAAAGAATTCACGGCAACATGAAAAAACAATTATTAATGATGGGGATGCTGGCATTATCTGGCGTTTCTTTTGCACAAACGGATCGTGTATGGTCCAGAAAAGCTCAACAAAGCTCGTCTTCAGTCTTAGAAAATATGAAAAGTATTGATGATCCAAGAATTTTTCATCTGGACATTAATGGATTGAAAAGTGCGTTGACAAGAACACCCAAAAGAGCAACGGAAAAATCATCGGTTATTATTTCTCTTCCCAATTCATCGGGAAAGATGGAGCGCTTTACAGTAAAAGAAAATTCAAATCTTGATCCTGAACTGGCTGCTCAATACCCGGATATTAAGTCTTATATCGGCCAGGGAGTAGAAGATAAAACTTCAACAGTTTATTTCAGTATTTCTCCTTTAGGTTTGTCTTCTATGGAAATTTATGGTGATAAATCAGCTGTTTTTATTGAGCCTTATACCAAAGACCTTTCTACTTATGCTGTTTATAAACGTTCTGACAGAAAGAATGATCTGAATGATTTTGAATGTAAAGTACTGGAATCAGCTCAAAAAGGAACTTCTCATGTGAACACCGCTAAAAATGCTGACGATGCTGTTCTAAGAACATATAGGCTTGCATTATCCTGTACGGGAGAATATGCAACTTATTTTGGGGGAACAAAAGCTCAGGCGCTGGCAGCCATGAATAATACATTAACTCGTGTGAATGGTATTTTTGAAAATGACTTTGCCGCAAGAATGGTCTTGATTCCTAATAATGATTCTATAATTTATACTGATGCGAATACTGATCCTTTTTCACCATCCGATAAAATGAACAAATGGAATTTTGAACTTATGAATGATTTAAATTCAAAAATAGGGAATGCTAATTTTGATATTGGTCATTTATTTGGTGCTACTGGTGGAGGTGGAAATGCAGGATGTATTGGCTGTATATGCAGTGATGATATGTCTACCTATAATTATATGGGAACTACTTATCCTGAAAATTATAAAGGAAGTGGCTACACCTCTCCTTCTAACGGTATTCCTTCAGGTGATACTTTTGACATTGATTTTGTAGCTCATGAAATGGGACACCAGTTTGGGGGGAATCATACATTTTCATATACTACACAGGTTGGGCTACAGCCTGTAGAACCAGGTTCAGGATCTACTATTATGGGATATGCGGGAGTTTCACCCTATAATGTACAACAAAATTCAAATCCTTTTTTCCATGCCCGAAGTATTGAACAGATAACCAATACCATTAAAGCAACAACCTGCTCTGTGAATACTCCTACAGGAAATTCAATTCCTACGGCCAATGCAGGAGCAGACTATACCATTCCTAAAAGTACACCATTTGTACTGACAGGTTCAGGAACTGATGTTGATGGAGATTCACTTACCTATATCTGGGAACAGATGGACAATGGAACCTCTTCCCAAACAGGAAGTAATTCTGTAGCTACAGCTACTAAAACTGCGGGACCAACATTCAGATCATGGGTACCTACAGCTTCACCAATAAGATATTTCCCTAAAATGGCTAGTATTCTAAAAGGATCAACAGAAACCCGGGGAGAAGAAATAAGAGTTGAAGCTCTATCTTCAGTTTCAAGAGATCTAAACTTCAGATTTACAGTTAGGGATAATAAATTAGGTGGTGCAGGAAACAATTCTGATGATGCTAAAATAACGGTTAATGCTCTTGCTGGACCATTCCTTATTACGTCTCAGAATGATGCTGTATCTTATGTAGGAGGAACTTCCCAAACAGTGACTTGGGATGTAGCTGGAACAACTTCCAATAATATCAATACTGCCAACGTGGATATTCTTTGGTCTACCGATAATGGAGATACCTGGACTACTCTATTAGCGGCTACTCCTAATGATGGTTCGGAAGCTGTCCTGATTCCTGATGTTGCTACCAATTCAGGAAGAATTATGGTAAAAGGAAGCAACCATATCTTCTTTGATGTGAATAATGCTAATATTTCTGTAACTACTAGTGAGCTGTCTACATCGGAAACTCAATTGAAAGGCTCTACAGAAATTAAATTGTATCCAAATCCGGTGAAGGATATCTTAACCCTTTCAAACACAGGATCAGAAAGATTTAAAATCTATGATATGTCCGGAAAGCTTGTTATTGAAGGCTCTCTTCAAAACGGAACGGTGAATGTAAGCAGGCTGGTAAAAGGAAATTATGTAATCCAGATTGAAAAATTCTCCAAAATGTTCATTAAAAACTAAATCCAATTCAAATATAAATTGAAAAGACTGCTCTAAGAGTAGTCTTTTTCATTTGATCCCTGCACCAACTTTCAATACATTATCATTTAAAAGACTAATATTTATTGAATTAATTACAATAATCATGTTTTATTAAAAATAATATTACATATAATTATATTTTTAGTTAAATTTATCACTCAATATTATTCTTTTATTGTACCGTTATCCGTTTGTATTTAGGGGAAGCTTTTCAAGCGCTTTTTTAACAATAAATCTTGCTCTATTCTTTGAGTTCTTTTTTCAATGTGAGAAACTTATTCATCCTATTGAAAGTCAAACATTTTTATGTTTAAGAAAAACTGTACAGATGTAAAAGATAATCTTCTATACCTAAGCTTGGCATTGGTCTGCATCCCTGAAAATACCTATTTAATTTTCACATAATTTAATTTTTTTATATGAAACATTTATTTAAGTACTTCTTTTTTCTGGCCATTGCCACATTTTCAATAGCTTGTAGCTCTGATGACAGAGAAGAAGAAATCGTTATCCAACCGAGCCCGGTTAAAATTGTATTTTACAAAAGTGCTGATGATTTTGCCACCAGTTATGATCCTGATAACAAAGTAAGTCAAACCGTCAGAATTCAGGCATTTGACCTATACAAACAGGGAAATTGGAAAGAACTGGAAAAATTATTTCAGACAAATAACCTGAACGGCGGTTGGCCACCAGCAAACGGAGGATACAATATTGTAGATGATGTCGCAATACAAGCCGGTCAAAAATATGACAGATACAG
This Chryseobacterium sp. G0162 DNA region includes the following protein-coding sequences:
- a CDS encoding reprolysin-like metallopeptidase, with protein sequence MKRQLTLLGMLLITGVSFAQTDRLWSQEVSKTSSGIFENKSGIRSPKLFSLNINGLKNALAKAPKRLAVGEKSEVIISFPNSDGRMENFKVKENSNFTPELAAKYPDIKSYVGQGLEDPNSTVYFSVSSLGLSSMEIYGDKSAVFIEPYAKDLSTYVVYKKTDKNDDLSKFECTVIDVAKKGVSNASVAARPNADDAKLRTFRLALSCTGEYTAYFGGTKAQALAAMNNTMTRVNGVFEKDFAARMVLIANNDAVIYTNASTDPYSAASGMSSWNSQLQSTLTSVIGEANYDIGHLFGATGGGGNAGCIGCICTNGSKGSGYTSPADAIPSGDNFDIDYVAHEMGHQFGGNHTFSMSNEGTGANMEPGSGSTIMGYAGITSQDVQPHSDAFFHAISIQQITNNIKAKTCSVNTNTGNSIPTANAGLDYTIPKGTPFVLTGTGTDADGDSLTYIWEQMDNASSSQTGASSAASATKASGPNFRSWAPTTVPTRYFPRMASILTGATTTAGTEITVEALSSVARTLNFRFTVRDNKAGGSGNNSDDAVITVNSTAGPFAVTSQNSAITYTGGSSQTVTWDVAGTTANGVNTANVDILWSTDSGNTWTTLLSATPNDGSQAVTIPNTSTTTGRLMVKGSNHIFFDVNNANITVNAGSGTPDTIAPTAPTLAASGTTSTSTNLSWSGATDNVGVTGYDVYLGASLIGSTASTTYTVTSLTPSTTYSFSVKAKDAAGNASSSSNTVNVTTLAGGGNVTYCSASASNTADERIGKVQFGTINNTSTGTAGYEDFTSISTNVTRGTAYTLSITPFWASTKYNEAYAVYIDYNGNGSFADSGELVWSKAGSTTSPVTGSVTIPSTATLGSTRMRVMMKYSSIPTSSCEAYTYGQVEDYTVNIVSSGRGELSNTKDLITDIKLYPNPVKDIMYISNTTSEDYKIFDMGGKVVDSGKLQRGSVNVSNLIKGAYMIQIGEISKRFVKN
- a CDS encoding zinc-dependent metalloprotease — translated: MKKQLLMMGMLALSGVSFAQTDRVWSRKAQQSSSSVLENMKSIDDPRIFHLDINGLKSALTRTPKRATEKSSVIISLPNSSGKMERFTVKENSNLDPELAAQYPDIKSYIGQGVEDKTSTVYFSISPLGLSSMEIYGDKSAVFIEPYTKDLSTYAVYKRSDRKNDLNDFECKVLESAQKGTSHVNTAKNADDAVLRTYRLALSCTGEYATYFGGTKAQALAAMNNTLTRVNGIFENDFAARMVLIPNNDSIIYTDANTDPFSPSDKMNKWNFELMNDLNSKIGNANFDIGHLFGATGGGGNAGCIGCICSDDMSTYNYMGTTYPENYKGSGYTSPSNGIPSGDTFDIDFVAHEMGHQFGGNHTFSYTTQVGLQPVEPGSGSTIMGYAGVSPYNVQQNSNPFFHARSIEQITNTIKATTCSVNTPTGNSIPTANAGADYTIPKSTPFVLTGSGTDVDGDSLTYIWEQMDNGTSSQTGSNSVATATKTAGPTFRSWVPTASPIRYFPKMASILKGSTETRGEEIRVEALSSVSRDLNFRFTVRDNKLGGAGNNSDDAKITVNALAGPFLITSQNDAVSYVGGTSQTVTWDVAGTTSNNINTANVDILWSTDNGDTWTTLLAATPNDGSEAVLIPDVATNSGRIMVKGSNHIFFDVNNANISVTTSELSTSETQLKGSTEIKLYPNPVKDILTLSNTGSERFKIYDMSGKLVIEGSLQNGTVNVSRLVKGNYVIQIEKFSKMFIKN